From a single Lolium rigidum isolate FL_2022 chromosome 7, APGP_CSIRO_Lrig_0.1, whole genome shotgun sequence genomic region:
- the LOC124676928 gene encoding serine/threonine-protein kinase OXI1-like translates to MTAEALTPPPEPRQLTLADLRAVSVLGRGAKGVVFHVVPGEGGDEEGGGTAMALKAVSREAARHKKAGSGGGDGHRRIWFERDVLLALRHPLLPALRGVLATDAVVGFAIDRCGGGDLNSLRRRQTEKMFSDSVIRFYAAELVLALEYLHSIGIVYRDLKPENVMIQDSGHIMLVDFDLSTRLPIAPPDAEPSAAPKPSPTPTTPSLTRKRSPAAMCFRFRSATSVHKTKTNPAAPTDSPSPPSTSRTGSTSSSTSSTTSSSTATTASRTPAAAKSNSFVGTEDYVAPEIIAGSGHDFIVDWWGLGVVLYEMLYGRTPFRGQNRKETFYRVLTKQPELVGEKTDLRDLIARLLEKDPAKRIGARGIKAHPFFRGVDWDRILRVARPPYIPDPSSSQGEGEDGGEALDVEKVVRETFAAKDGEAAAAVDDEKKASPDVGVTGGDGERRVDPSKDGDFSVFF, encoded by the exons ATGACGGCAGAGGCGCTCACGCCGCCGCCTGAGCCGCGGCAGCTGACCCTGGCGGACCTCAGGGCGGTCTCCGTCCTCGGCCGCGGCGCCAAGGGCGTCGTGTTCCATGTCGTGCCCGGGGAGGGCGGCGATGAGGAAGGCGGCGGCACCGCCATGGCGCTCAAGGCGGTGTCGCGGGAGGCGGCGCGGCACAAGAAGGCCGGGAGCGGCGGCGGGGACGGGCACCGCCGGATCTGGTTCGAGCGCGACGTGCTCCTCGCCCTGCGCCACCCGCTCCTCCCCGCGCTCCGCGGCGTCCTCGCCACCGACGCCGTCGTCGGCTTCGCCATCGaccgctgcggcggcggcgacctcaaCTCCCTCCGACGGCGCCAGACCGAGAAGATGTTCTCCGATTCAGTCATACG GTTCTACGCGGCGGAGCTGGTGCTGGCGCTGGAGTACCTGCACAGCATCGGGATCGTGTACCGGGACCTGAAGCCGGAGAACGTGATGATCCAGGACAGCGGCCACATCATGCTCGTCGACTTCGACCTCTCCACGCGGCTCCCCATCGCGCCGCCGGACGCCGAACCCTCCGCCGCCCCCAAACCATCTCCCACCCCCACCACCCCGTCCCTAACCCGCAAGAGGTCCCCCGCCGCCATGTGCTTCCGGTTCCGCTCGGCCACCAGCGTCCACAAAACCAAAACCAACCCGGCCGCGCCGACggactcgccgtcgccgccgtcgacctcGCGGACGGGCTCCAcgtcctcctcgacctcctccacgacctcctcctccacggccacCACCGCCTCGCGCACCCCCGCGGCGGCCAAGTCCAACTCCTTCGTGGGCACCGAGGACTACGTGGCCCCGGAGATCATCGCGGGCAGCGGCCACGACTTCATCGTCGACTGGTGGGGCCTCGGCGTGGTGCTCTACGAGATGCTCTACGGCCGCACGCCCTTCCGGGGCCAGAACCGCAAGGAGACCTTCTACCGCGTGCTCACCAAGCAGCCCGAGCTCGTCGGCGAGAAGACGGACCTGCGGGACCTCATCGCGCGCCTCCTGGAGAAGGACCCGGCCAAGCGCATCGGCGCGCGCGGCATCAAGGCACACCCCTTCTTCCGCGGCGTCGACTGGGACCGCATCCTCCGCGTCGCCCGCCCGCCATACATCCCCGACCCGTCGTCGTCCCAAGGCGAGGGGGAGGACGGCGGCGAGGCGCTCGACGTCGAGAAGGTTGTGCGCGAGACGTTCGCGGCCAAGgacggcgaggccgcggcggcggtggatgACGAGAAGAAGGCTTCGCCTGACGTGGGTGTCACGGGCGGCGACGGTGAGCGGAGGGTGGATCCGTCAAAAGATGGCGATTTCTCCGTGTTTTTCTGA